A single genomic interval of Nonomuraea rubra harbors:
- a CDS encoding S8 family serine peptidase, translating to MHLSRSPRRLVATAALTGLAMAGLAWPSTAAAGAEEQKTYLVRLAAEPVATYEGDVAGLARTKPAEGEKIETGSAEVTEYVEHLKGRHDAALRKAGGRKLYEYVYSYEGFAARMTADQAAKMRALPEVVSVTEDRKVSVATSSTPAFLGLDARGGLWDRLGGPTGGRKDGGAGDGLVIGVIDSGIWASSQSFANPDKSGKRYGPLRGFHGGCAQSSPDQSWDATLCNGKIVAARHFNAGWGGDAAVKEQLPWEFQSPRDYNGHGTHTASTAGGNHDVTVTGPAAAFGEISGIAPRARIAAYKALWSTQDASTANGYYSDLVAAIDQAVADGVDVINYSVSGTSTDLLDPAELAFLAAAEAGVFVAAAGGNDGPGAATVAHPSPWVTTVAAGTHNRGTKGSATLGNGASYAGVAVAATKAGPAPLVDAAAAAVAGADPVKAAQCWAARDNGGTAVLDPAKVKGKIVLCDRGTTPRVNKSVAVSEAGGLGVILANTDENSLNADLHPIPTVHLAVGDRQAVKDYAATAGATATVEQASITTDVPAPYVAAFSSRGPLQAAGGDLLKPDLIAPGQDILAAYAPPGANGLEFNVSSGTSMAAPHVAGLAALLKDLNPRWSPMAIKSALMTSGSDVKDGPSTDPSVIFGQGAGHVTPNSAADPGLVYDSGIEDWTAFLCGSTGAVEPGVCDALAGKGRSFDASDLNVPSIAIGRLPGTQRVTREVTNVGRSTATYTASVTGLDGIDVKVSPSRLTLRSGQTKSFTVTFTRTTAPMNAYVGGQLTWKERRHTVRTPVVVRPVPEKWAATYGVAGGQDSAEFIVNDPAGKRVYVTGASYGATPGLLSPSIATVAYDAATGKELWSRTYAGPAGNYDEPFALELTPDGSKLLVAGISAGTETGTDAVTLAYDAASGEPLWTARYTAANAHSDHANAVKVAPDGRTAYVTGMTTVGDNGEADYFVAAYDTADGKEKWQARYDGPGKGTDDARVIELTPDGTRLFVSGQSQGEEGTGLSDWGTVAYDAATGQQLWTARQDGPANRIDVPSGMAADAGAVYVTGSIETQDTQSDVMTIAYDVTTGKELWTDRYDGPGHESDTPHDLTLAGGRLYVTGNTTGEGTGSDFTTLAYDAATGQRSWVQRFDGQARNEDYAWAVRVTPDGGKVVIAGQSADDQAKGTDYVTVAYDAGSGEQLWVGRYDGAVGASDNAHGLAVDATGADGVRIFVTGASGTGGTPPFALEVDFATVAYFEPWKQ from the coding sequence ATGCATCTGTCCAGATCCCCCAGACGGTTGGTGGCGACTGCCGCGCTGACCGGGCTGGCGATGGCCGGGCTCGCCTGGCCGAGCACGGCGGCGGCCGGCGCGGAGGAGCAGAAGACCTATCTCGTGCGGCTCGCCGCGGAGCCCGTGGCGACGTACGAGGGTGACGTGGCCGGGCTGGCGCGGACCAAGCCGGCGGAGGGCGAGAAGATCGAGACGGGCTCGGCCGAGGTGACCGAGTACGTCGAGCACCTGAAGGGCCGCCACGACGCCGCGCTGCGCAAGGCGGGCGGCCGCAAGCTCTACGAGTACGTCTACTCCTACGAGGGATTCGCCGCGCGCATGACCGCCGACCAGGCGGCGAAGATGCGGGCCTTACCCGAGGTCGTGTCGGTGACCGAGGACAGGAAGGTCTCGGTGGCGACCTCCTCGACCCCGGCCTTCCTCGGCCTGGACGCCCGCGGCGGCCTGTGGGACCGGCTCGGCGGCCCGACCGGCGGCAGGAAGGACGGGGGCGCCGGTGACGGCCTGGTCATCGGGGTGATCGACAGCGGCATCTGGGCGAGCAGCCAGAGCTTCGCCAACCCGGACAAGAGTGGCAAGCGGTACGGCCCGCTCCGCGGCTTCCACGGCGGTTGCGCGCAGAGCAGCCCGGACCAGTCGTGGGACGCCACGCTGTGCAACGGCAAGATCGTCGCGGCCAGGCACTTCAACGCCGGCTGGGGCGGGGACGCCGCCGTCAAGGAGCAGCTCCCGTGGGAGTTCCAGTCGCCGCGCGACTACAACGGCCACGGCACGCACACGGCCTCCACGGCGGGCGGCAACCATGACGTGACCGTGACGGGGCCGGCGGCGGCGTTCGGCGAGATCAGCGGCATCGCGCCGCGCGCCAGGATCGCCGCGTACAAGGCGCTGTGGTCCACGCAGGACGCCTCGACGGCGAACGGCTACTACTCCGACCTGGTCGCCGCCATCGACCAGGCGGTGGCCGACGGCGTGGACGTGATCAACTACTCGGTCTCGGGGACCAGCACGGACCTGCTCGACCCGGCCGAGCTGGCGTTCCTGGCGGCGGCGGAGGCCGGCGTGTTCGTGGCCGCGGCGGGCGGCAACGACGGGCCGGGGGCCGCCACGGTGGCGCACCCGTCCCCGTGGGTGACCACGGTCGCGGCCGGCACGCACAACCGCGGCACGAAGGGCTCGGCGACGCTCGGGAACGGCGCCTCGTACGCCGGCGTCGCGGTGGCCGCCACCAAGGCGGGGCCCGCGCCGCTCGTCGACGCCGCGGCGGCCGCGGTGGCCGGCGCGGACCCGGTCAAGGCCGCGCAGTGCTGGGCCGCCAGGGACAACGGCGGCACGGCGGTGCTGGACCCGGCCAAGGTCAAGGGCAAGATCGTGCTCTGCGACCGCGGCACGACGCCGCGGGTCAACAAGAGCGTCGCCGTCTCCGAGGCGGGCGGCCTCGGCGTGATCCTGGCGAACACCGACGAGAACTCGCTCAACGCCGACCTGCACCCCATCCCCACCGTGCATCTCGCGGTCGGGGACCGGCAGGCCGTCAAGGACTACGCCGCCACGGCCGGGGCCACGGCCACGGTCGAGCAGGCGAGCATCACCACGGACGTCCCCGCCCCGTACGTGGCCGCGTTCTCCTCGCGCGGCCCGCTCCAGGCGGCGGGCGGCGACCTGCTCAAGCCCGACCTGATCGCCCCCGGGCAGGACATCCTGGCCGCGTACGCGCCGCCGGGCGCGAACGGGCTGGAGTTCAACGTCTCCAGCGGCACCTCCATGGCCGCCCCGCACGTGGCAGGGCTGGCCGCGCTGCTGAAGGACCTCAACCCGCGCTGGTCCCCGATGGCCATCAAGTCGGCCCTGATGACCAGCGGCTCCGACGTCAAGGACGGCCCGTCCACCGACCCGTCGGTCATCTTCGGCCAGGGCGCCGGGCACGTCACCCCGAACAGCGCCGCCGACCCCGGCCTCGTCTACGACAGCGGCATCGAGGACTGGACGGCCTTCCTCTGCGGCAGCACCGGCGCCGTCGAGCCCGGGGTGTGCGACGCGCTGGCGGGCAAGGGCCGCTCCTTCGACGCCAGCGACCTGAACGTGCCCTCGATCGCCATCGGCAGGCTCCCCGGCACGCAGCGGGTGACCCGCGAGGTGACCAACGTGGGCCGCTCGACCGCCACGTACACCGCCTCCGTCACCGGCCTCGACGGGATCGACGTCAAGGTGTCGCCGAGCCGGCTGACGCTGCGTTCGGGACAGACGAAGTCGTTCACGGTCACGTTCACGCGGACCACGGCCCCCATGAACGCCTACGTGGGCGGGCAGCTCACCTGGAAGGAGCGCAGGCACACCGTGCGGACGCCCGTCGTGGTGCGCCCGGTGCCCGAGAAGTGGGCGGCCACGTACGGCGTCGCGGGCGGCCAGGACAGCGCCGAGTTCATCGTCAACGACCCCGCGGGCAAGCGGGTCTACGTGACCGGCGCCAGCTACGGCGCCACGCCCGGCCTGCTCAGCCCGAGCATCGCCACCGTCGCCTACGACGCCGCGACCGGCAAGGAGCTGTGGAGCAGGACCTACGCCGGCCCTGCGGGCAACTACGACGAGCCGTTCGCGCTGGAGCTGACCCCCGACGGGAGCAAGCTGCTCGTGGCGGGCATCAGCGCGGGCACCGAGACGGGCACCGACGCCGTCACGCTCGCCTACGACGCGGCCTCCGGCGAGCCGCTCTGGACGGCCCGCTACACCGCGGCGAACGCGCACTCCGACCACGCCAACGCCGTCAAGGTCGCACCCGACGGCAGGACCGCCTACGTCACCGGCATGACCACGGTCGGCGACAACGGCGAGGCCGACTACTTCGTCGCGGCCTACGACACCGCCGACGGCAAGGAGAAGTGGCAGGCCCGCTACGACGGCCCCGGCAAGGGCACCGACGACGCCCGCGTGATCGAGCTGACCCCCGACGGCACGAGGCTCTTCGTCAGCGGTCAGAGCCAGGGCGAGGAGGGCACCGGCCTGTCCGACTGGGGCACGGTCGCCTACGACGCCGCCACCGGGCAGCAGCTCTGGACGGCCAGGCAGGACGGCCCGGCGAACCGCATCGACGTGCCTTCCGGCATGGCCGCCGACGCCGGGGCCGTCTACGTCACGGGCAGCATCGAGACGCAGGACACCCAGAGCGACGTGATGACGATCGCGTACGACGTCACCACCGGAAAGGAGCTGTGGACCGACCGCTACGACGGCCCCGGGCACGAGAGCGACACCCCGCACGACCTGACGCTCGCGGGGGGCAGGCTGTACGTCACCGGCAACACCACCGGCGAGGGCACCGGATCCGACTTCACCACCCTCGCCTACGACGCGGCCACCGGGCAGCGGTCCTGGGTGCAGCGTTTCGACGGGCAGGCCAGGAACGAGGACTACGCCTGGGCCGTCAGGGTGACGCCGGACGGCGGCAAGGTCGTCATCGCCGGTCAGAGCGCCGACGACCAGGCGAAGGGCACGGACTACGTGACCGTCGCGTACGACGCGGGGAGCGGCGAGCAGCTCTGGGTCGGCCGCTACGACGGCGCGGTCGGCGCTTCCGACAACGCCCACGGCCTGGCCGTGGACGCGACCGGCGCCGATGGGGTCCGGATCTTCGTGACGGGCGCCAGCGGGACCGGCGGCACGCCTCCGTTCGCCCTGGAGGTCGACTTCGCCACGGTGGCGTACTTCGAGCCGTGGAAGCAGTGA
- a CDS encoding helix-turn-helix transcriptional regulator: MPLGPAPSGSLSDVLVGRRSELALLRSVIGSPPALALVEGEAGIGKSRLVAELLAAPDLAGTRRLVGQCEQLQEPLPLSPLLDAFRSAGAGLARSGLPLNPVAGALAPLLPEIAEHLPPPLPPLPDQRAERHRVFRAAVALLDHLGPLVLVLEDVHWADAGTHDFLAFLAAHQPRDVAVILTVRTEAGLLPIREAFARAPSGPARTISLAPLSLPEVEELAGGVLGAELPRTFAGPLYEKTGGIPFVVEEVLRTLLERLPAGEIPGRPDVLADLAVPTVLRDVVLQRLSSLDDPAQEILGAAAVIGMTPDDRVLAEVSDRSPPEVARALARAQAVGLLHEEDGRCRFRHALARQIVYESVAVSGRRWLHLRTARALESGGGPRPVARLAHHFLHAGRTSDFVGNAEAAADTALSHGDDATAARFLLRALEVGELSRDVRVRLAVKLARSAVDGLAHAEAVPILERLLATEPLPAPLRGELRFALGRLLRQHGQARAGYLQIERAVEDLGERPALLGRALAVLAAPETVVDRHVSEHAARCDQAERAAHRSGDPDVAIAVRITRASLLLEQGDPESWRLIDALLADDRLRASPREHARACLNWAQGALHAGRLDRAETLLAEGRRVADEAEYLRVAEVVSLVTAAVDRAAGRWDGLEERLRRLGDTSATFAAASLDSMLLRGAVLAATGPAEQAVEVLREVIAIAGRTGAVWPLIPAETTLSRLLLSLDDAPGAAEHATAALDLARAKGNWVWAAESVSCLVDALGGRGGADVVAELRAGLGVADAPLAQAALLTAEAAIAPADDAGRLLDEARILLRKAGLRYEEALAGERLGRWHCERGSGDGGALLEEALRAYGAMGADRDIARICRVMRQNGVPIPYPWRGGRPSHGGTLSSREREVALLAAAGKTNQEIADALFLSRRTVESHIANALRKLGLASRKELRTFPVD; encoded by the coding sequence TTGCCTCTGGGACCGGCCCCCTCGGGCTCGCTCTCCGACGTACTCGTCGGCCGCCGCTCCGAGCTGGCGCTGCTGCGCTCCGTCATCGGGTCACCGCCGGCGCTCGCCCTGGTCGAGGGCGAGGCGGGCATCGGCAAGAGCCGGCTGGTGGCGGAGCTGCTGGCCGCGCCCGACCTGGCCGGGACCCGGCGGCTCGTCGGCCAGTGCGAGCAGCTCCAGGAGCCGCTGCCGCTCTCGCCGCTGCTCGACGCGTTCCGCTCCGCGGGGGCCGGGCTGGCCCGGTCGGGCCTGCCGCTCAACCCCGTGGCCGGGGCGCTGGCGCCGCTGCTGCCCGAGATCGCCGAGCACCTGCCGCCGCCCCTCCCGCCGCTGCCCGACCAGCGGGCGGAGCGGCACCGGGTGTTCCGCGCGGCGGTCGCGCTGCTCGACCACCTCGGCCCGCTGGTGCTCGTGCTGGAGGACGTGCACTGGGCCGACGCCGGCACCCATGACTTCCTCGCCTTCCTGGCCGCCCACCAGCCGCGCGACGTGGCCGTGATCCTCACCGTACGCACCGAGGCGGGCCTGCTCCCCATCCGCGAGGCCTTCGCCAGGGCGCCGTCGGGCCCGGCCCGCACGATCAGCCTGGCCCCGCTGAGCCTGCCCGAGGTGGAGGAGCTGGCGGGCGGCGTGCTCGGGGCCGAGCTCCCCCGCACGTTCGCCGGCCCCCTCTACGAGAAGACCGGCGGCATCCCGTTCGTCGTGGAGGAGGTGCTGCGCACGCTGCTGGAGCGGCTGCCCGCCGGTGAGATCCCCGGCCGCCCCGACGTGCTGGCCGACCTGGCCGTGCCCACCGTGCTGCGGGACGTCGTGCTGCAGCGCCTGTCCTCGCTCGACGACCCCGCGCAGGAGATCCTGGGCGCCGCGGCCGTCATCGGCATGACCCCCGACGATCGCGTGCTGGCCGAGGTCAGCGACCGCAGCCCGCCTGAGGTGGCCAGGGCGCTGGCCAGGGCGCAGGCGGTGGGGCTGCTGCACGAGGAGGACGGCCGCTGCCGGTTCAGGCACGCGCTGGCGCGGCAGATCGTGTACGAGTCCGTGGCCGTCTCCGGGCGGCGCTGGCTGCACCTGCGCACGGCGCGGGCCCTGGAGTCCGGCGGCGGCCCCCGGCCGGTGGCCCGGCTGGCGCACCACTTCCTGCACGCGGGCCGCACCTCCGACTTCGTCGGCAACGCCGAGGCCGCCGCCGACACGGCACTCTCCCACGGCGACGACGCCACGGCCGCCCGCTTCCTGCTGCGGGCGCTGGAGGTCGGCGAGCTGTCCCGCGACGTACGCGTACGGCTGGCCGTCAAGCTCGCCCGGTCGGCCGTGGACGGGCTCGCGCACGCGGAGGCGGTGCCGATACTCGAGCGCCTGCTGGCCACCGAGCCGCTGCCCGCCCCGCTGCGCGGCGAGCTGCGCTTCGCGCTGGGCCGCCTGCTGCGCCAGCACGGCCAGGCCAGGGCGGGATACCTGCAGATCGAGCGGGCGGTCGAGGACCTCGGCGAGCGGCCCGCGCTCCTGGGCCGTGCGCTGGCCGTGCTGGCCGCGCCGGAGACCGTCGTGGACCGGCATGTCAGCGAGCACGCCGCCCGCTGCGACCAGGCGGAGCGGGCCGCGCACCGCAGCGGCGACCCGGACGTGGCCATCGCCGTCCGCATCACGCGCGCGAGCCTGCTGCTGGAGCAGGGCGACCCGGAGAGCTGGCGGCTGATCGACGCGCTGCTGGCCGACGACCGGCTGCGCGCCTCGCCCAGGGAACACGCCCGCGCCTGCCTCAACTGGGCCCAGGGCGCCCTGCACGCCGGGCGGCTGGACCGGGCCGAGACCCTGCTCGCGGAGGGACGGCGGGTGGCCGACGAGGCGGAGTACCTGCGGGTGGCGGAGGTCGTCTCGCTGGTGACGGCCGCCGTGGACCGCGCCGCCGGGCGGTGGGACGGGCTGGAGGAGCGGCTGCGCCGGCTGGGCGACACGTCCGCCACGTTCGCCGCGGCCTCGCTGGACTCGATGCTGCTGCGCGGGGCCGTGCTGGCCGCCACCGGCCCCGCCGAGCAGGCCGTCGAGGTCCTGCGCGAGGTGATCGCGATCGCCGGGCGGACGGGTGCGGTGTGGCCGCTCATCCCGGCCGAGACGACGCTGTCGCGGCTGCTGCTGTCGCTGGACGACGCCCCCGGCGCCGCCGAGCACGCCACCGCCGCCCTGGACCTGGCCCGGGCCAAGGGGAACTGGGTGTGGGCGGCCGAGAGCGTGTCGTGCCTGGTGGACGCCCTGGGCGGGCGCGGCGGCGCGGACGTGGTGGCGGAGCTGCGCGCCGGTCTCGGCGTGGCCGACGCGCCGCTCGCGCAGGCGGCGCTGCTGACCGCCGAGGCCGCGATCGCGCCCGCGGACGACGCCGGCCGGCTCCTCGACGAGGCCCGGATCCTCCTGCGCAAGGCCGGGCTGCGGTACGAGGAGGCGCTGGCCGGGGAGCGGCTGGGGCGGTGGCACTGCGAGCGCGGGTCCGGCGACGGCGGGGCGCTGCTGGAGGAGGCCCTGCGGGCGTACGGGGCGATGGGGGCGGATCGCGACATCGCGCGGATCTGCCGCGTCATGCGGCAGAACGGGGTCCCGATCCCGTACCCCTGGCGGGGCGGGCGGCCCTCGCACGGCGGGACGCTGTCATCGCGCGAACGCGAGGTGGCGCTGCTGGCGGCGGCGGGGAAGACGAACCAGGAGATCGCCGACGCGCTGTTCCTGTCCAGGCGCACGGTGGAGAGCCACATCGCCAACGCGCTGCGCAAGCTGGGGCTGGCCTCGCGCAAGGAGCTGCGCACGTTCCCCGTGGACTAG
- a CDS encoding response regulator codes for MSITVLLADDQPMIRSCLRLILEDQPDIRVIAEAGDGAEAVALARRLRPDVCLVDVQMPGLDGIEVTAALAGPDTRDPLRVIVVTTFDLDEYVYGALRGGAAGFVLKDAGPELLVEAVRAAHAGDALISPSITLRLLRHVTAAAARTARALTPSLSERESEVVRAIARGRTNQEIATELRISLSTVKGHVSSVMTKLGMRNRVEIVAWAWESRLVR; via the coding sequence GTGAGCATCACGGTGCTGCTGGCCGACGACCAGCCCATGATCCGGAGTTGCCTGCGCCTGATCCTGGAGGACCAGCCCGACATCCGGGTGATCGCCGAGGCCGGTGACGGCGCGGAGGCGGTCGCGCTGGCACGCAGGCTGCGGCCCGACGTGTGCCTCGTGGACGTGCAGATGCCCGGGCTCGACGGCATCGAGGTCACCGCCGCCCTGGCGGGGCCCGACACGCGCGACCCGCTGCGGGTGATCGTGGTCACCACGTTCGACCTCGACGAGTACGTCTACGGCGCGCTGAGGGGCGGCGCGGCCGGTTTCGTGCTCAAGGACGCCGGGCCCGAGCTGCTCGTCGAGGCGGTCAGGGCCGCGCACGCCGGCGACGCGCTGATCTCCCCGTCGATCACGCTCCGCCTGCTGCGCCACGTCACTGCCGCCGCCGCCAGGACCGCCCGCGCGCTCACCCCGTCGCTGTCGGAGCGCGAGAGCGAGGTCGTGCGCGCCATCGCCAGGGGCCGCACCAACCAGGAGATCGCCACCGAGCTGCGCATCTCGCTGAGCACGGTGAAGGGCCACGTGTCGTCCGTCATGACCAAGCTCGGGATGCGCAACCGGGTCGAGATCGTCGCCTGGGCGTGGGAGAGCCGCCTCGTCCGCTAG
- a CDS encoding sensor histidine kinase — translation MRERWEAAGLGVAFAVVLAEWAYRIVDSWGGGYWVAGCVAGTVVGVLALLRRRARLWTAVAGLAVAAVAIVVARLFGLPAEPGPGVALALSVLVGSALRRLPVPQAAAGVGAGGLAVALGSQFSGSPHSAVLALNLGAWLAALAGGLGPRWLAARRAAAAERVRRSERLELARELHDVVAHHVTCVVLQAQAAQLVARKDPGRVAGSLADIEAAGSDALAATRRVVGLLREPGGPAAFGPAERLGELVAHFGGPPVALRLPDGEPAWPSEVAGTVYRLVQESLTNISRHAPGASAVTVSVTQEDEELVVEVTDDAPPAHRNRGRLGGGYGLVGMRERAEALGGTLSAGPRPEGGWTVHARLPLPERATTGSTSATARGTSATDRRTSSTDRRTSAGAGGWERR, via the coding sequence ATGAGGGAGCGGTGGGAGGCCGCCGGGCTCGGCGTCGCGTTCGCGGTGGTCCTCGCCGAGTGGGCCTACCGGATCGTGGACAGCTGGGGCGGCGGCTACTGGGTGGCCGGCTGCGTGGCGGGCACGGTGGTGGGCGTGCTGGCCCTCCTGCGCCGCCGCGCCCGGCTGTGGACGGCCGTCGCGGGGCTGGCCGTCGCGGCGGTGGCCATCGTGGTCGCGCGGCTCTTCGGCTTGCCCGCCGAGCCGGGGCCCGGGGTGGCTCTCGCCCTGTCCGTGCTGGTCGGCTCCGCTCTCCGGAGGCTGCCGGTGCCGCAGGCCGCCGCCGGCGTCGGCGCGGGCGGGCTGGCGGTCGCCCTGGGCAGCCAGTTCTCCGGGTCGCCGCACAGCGCCGTACTGGCGCTGAACCTCGGGGCCTGGCTCGCCGCGCTCGCGGGCGGCCTGGGGCCACGGTGGCTGGCGGCCCGCCGGGCCGCGGCGGCCGAGCGCGTACGCCGGTCCGAACGCCTGGAGCTGGCCAGGGAGCTGCACGACGTCGTCGCCCACCACGTCACGTGCGTCGTGCTCCAGGCCCAGGCCGCGCAGCTCGTCGCCCGCAAGGACCCAGGCCGGGTGGCCGGGTCCCTCGCCGACATCGAGGCCGCCGGGTCCGACGCGCTGGCCGCCACCCGCCGCGTCGTCGGCCTGCTGCGCGAGCCCGGCGGGCCCGCGGCGTTCGGCCCGGCGGAGCGGCTCGGCGAGCTGGTCGCGCACTTCGGCGGGCCGCCCGTGGCACTGCGGCTGCCCGACGGGGAGCCGGCGTGGCCCTCCGAGGTGGCGGGCACCGTCTACCGGCTGGTCCAGGAGTCGCTGACCAACATCTCCCGCCACGCCCCCGGCGCGAGCGCGGTCACCGTCAGCGTCACGCAGGAGGACGAGGAGCTGGTGGTGGAGGTCACCGACGACGCCCCGCCGGCCCACCGCAACCGTGGCCGGCTGGGCGGCGGCTACGGGCTGGTCGGGATGCGCGAGCGGGCCGAGGCCCTCGGCGGCACGCTGTCGGCGGGCCCCCGTCCGGAGGGCGGCTGGACCGTGCACGCCAGGCTGCCCCTTCCCGAGCGAGCCACCACCGGCAGCACGTCGGCCACCGCCCGCGGCACGTCGGCCACCGACCGCCGCACATCGTCCACCGACCGCCGCACGTCGGCCGGCGCCGGTGGGTGGGAGCGGCGGTGA
- a CDS encoding GxGYxYP domain-containing protein, with product MVSRRTFLRANGLALAAGGLGIALPAQATAAAAPLLPGFGRPTRLDFADVSTLHGDDQLLLTTLQGVVNRRRPRLYFNYGPENYDTAWLDGTGARITRHDRPLDLIARYRGEARGAILHDPAVPDSVNVATTLAGLENAVAATAEQAAEHGFTVLTDLRGRFDPGDVLATYRWQLENLFPRCTKALLSGLPPTRTVRVEDVRWREVARETERIRDSSNRQVRTFDLSQELTGQDGVYLRFQDSLGDDGWGASVGSVVVKADGTQIASFTPGTDAETPYLFDGLNSAIGGDANRFADGGNYFIYRFTAPAGTRQLLVEVDLWNQFLVTATTTAPTRVEPFPYFRDYTVAMRAMVFWLPPSGETGALLDEILSEVRPTTPYAGWFSNDVAGEWGGVDRASQHAVEVVPADYYMNATVHAGVQARVSDRVRPRPRTTLRDRVYLTLTVGEGDNIQYCQRRMRQIWDDPARGQVPTNWTVSPLLAEIGPALLAYYQRTATDHDLLIAGPSGAGYTYPGSWPRDALDAYTALTGRFLRRTGMDLVYAYNHRNAAGDGWVAFDERIAASYRKNTPLRGIIQSWETGDLQAAPAGLPLIGNFSPQGKAQEYRDTLVRHIEGWDGGRPLFIAGAVNAWNWAPGDIAELGELLGDPFEIVRGDAFFELLGEVMNNRA from the coding sequence ATGGTGTCCCGACGTACCTTCCTGCGGGCGAACGGCCTGGCCCTCGCGGCCGGCGGGCTCGGAATCGCCCTCCCCGCCCAGGCCACCGCCGCCGCGGCCCCCCTCCTGCCGGGCTTCGGCCGCCCCACCCGCCTCGACTTCGCCGACGTCAGCACCCTGCACGGCGACGACCAGTTACTCCTGACCACCCTCCAGGGAGTCGTCAACCGCCGCCGCCCCCGCCTGTACTTCAACTACGGCCCCGAGAACTACGACACCGCCTGGCTCGACGGCACCGGCGCCCGGATCACCCGCCACGACCGCCCGCTCGACCTGATCGCCCGCTACCGGGGCGAGGCCCGCGGCGCGATCCTGCACGACCCGGCCGTCCCCGACTCGGTGAATGTCGCCACCACCCTGGCCGGGCTGGAGAACGCCGTCGCCGCCACCGCCGAGCAGGCCGCCGAGCACGGTTTCACGGTCCTCACCGACCTGCGCGGCCGCTTCGACCCCGGCGACGTGCTCGCCACCTACCGCTGGCAGCTCGAGAACCTGTTCCCCCGCTGCACCAAGGCCCTGCTCAGCGGCCTGCCGCCGACCAGGACGGTACGCGTCGAGGACGTGCGCTGGCGCGAGGTGGCCAGGGAGACCGAGCGGATCAGGGACTCCTCGAACCGGCAGGTACGCACCTTCGACCTCAGCCAGGAGCTGACCGGCCAGGACGGCGTCTACCTGCGCTTCCAGGACTCCCTGGGCGACGACGGCTGGGGCGCCTCGGTCGGCTCGGTCGTGGTGAAGGCCGACGGCACGCAGATCGCCTCGTTCACCCCCGGCACCGACGCCGAGACCCCGTACCTCTTCGACGGCCTCAACTCCGCCATCGGCGGGGACGCCAACCGCTTCGCCGACGGCGGCAACTACTTCATCTACCGCTTCACCGCCCCCGCCGGCACCCGCCAGCTGCTCGTCGAGGTGGACCTGTGGAACCAGTTCCTGGTCACCGCCACCACCACGGCGCCCACCCGGGTGGAGCCCTTCCCCTACTTCCGCGACTACACGGTGGCGATGCGGGCCATGGTGTTCTGGCTGCCGCCCAGCGGTGAGACGGGCGCGCTGCTGGATGAGATCCTGAGCGAGGTGCGGCCCACGACGCCGTACGCGGGCTGGTTCTCCAACGACGTGGCTGGCGAGTGGGGCGGGGTGGACCGGGCCTCGCAACACGCCGTCGAGGTGGTGCCCGCCGACTACTACATGAACGCCACCGTGCACGCGGGCGTCCAGGCCAGGGTCTCCGACCGCGTACGCCCGAGACCGCGCACCACGCTGCGCGATCGCGTCTACCTGACGCTGACCGTGGGCGAGGGCGACAACATCCAGTACTGCCAGCGCAGGATGCGCCAGATCTGGGACGACCCCGCGCGCGGACAGGTGCCCACCAACTGGACGGTCAGCCCGCTGCTCGCCGAGATCGGACCGGCGCTGCTGGCCTACTACCAGCGCACGGCCACGGACCACGACCTGCTGATCGCGGGCCCGTCCGGCGCGGGCTACACCTACCCCGGGTCGTGGCCGCGGGACGCCCTCGACGCCTACACCGCGCTGACCGGGCGATTCCTGCGCCGCACGGGAATGGACCTGGTCTACGCCTACAACCATCGCAACGCGGCGGGCGACGGCTGGGTGGCGTTCGACGAGCGGATCGCGGCCTCGTACAGGAAGAACACGCCGCTGCGCGGCATCATCCAGTCGTGGGAGACCGGCGACCTCCAGGCCGCCCCCGCGGGGCTGCCCCTGATCGGCAACTTCTCGCCGCAGGGCAAGGCGCAGGAGTACCGGGACACGCTGGTCAGGCACATCGAGGGCTGGGACGGCGGGCGGCCGCTGTTCATCGCCGGCGCGGTCAACGCCTGGAACTGGGCGCCGGGTGACATCGCGGAGCTGGGCGAGCTGCTCGGCGACCCGTTCGAGATCGTCCGCGGTGACGCGTTCTTCGAGCTGCTCGGCGAGGTAATGAACAACCGGGCCTGA